A genomic stretch from Gallus gallus isolate bGalGal1 chromosome 13, bGalGal1.mat.broiler.GRCg7b, whole genome shotgun sequence includes:
- the PDGFRB gene encoding platelet-derived growth factor receptor beta: MLCPSLKASLQLLILTGLLEVTSGGSGLHIEPEDAELVLRLHSTFSLVCYGDGTLVWERDGQPLTAVLEHRDGVFISNLTLRNVTGRHTGEYACFYSPDQAPERAERKALYIYVPDPSLVFLPAITSEEFFIFITGYTEATIPCRVTNPELQVTLYEKKVENPIPATYDPQQGFKGFFEDKTYYCQAIVDDQEVDSDTFYVYRIQVSSVNVSISAVQTVVRQGENVTLMCTVSGNELVNFNWDYPRKQAGKAVEPVTDFLPGSTHDIRSILIIQNAELEDSGTYVCNVSEGYHEKTDRKDITVQVIERGFVRFHTHLASTVYAEVHKSHIIQVDVEAYPQPNIVWLKNNKTLTMESSSEFTITNRNLSETRYQTSLVLVRVKQEEGGYYTIRASNEDDAQELSFHLQINVPAKVVDLKENSSASSGEQTVTCSAEGMPQPEISWSTCSNIKWCGSQGQPTQLLGNNSAEIGLHTNATYHAELQVYRVNSTLQLHRVDEPLLLRCTVQNFLGSNSQDITLVPNALPFKVVIISVILALLVLTVISLIILIILWQKKPRYEIRWKVIESVSSDGHEYIYVDPMQLPYDSSWEVPRDKLVLGRTLGSGAFGRVVEATAHGLSHSQSTMKVAVKMLKSTARSSEKQALMSELKIMSHLGPHLNIVNLLGACTKGGPIYIITEYCRYGDLVDYLHRNKHTFLQSYGEKARREAELYGNTIKEDHVQSHLSLSVESDGGYMDMSKDESLDYVPMSDMKGEVKYADIESSNYGTPYELDSYSPSAPERTDRVTLINESPLLSYMDLVGFSFQVANGMEFLASKNCVHRDLAARNVLICEGKLVKICDFGLARDIMRDSNYISKGSTFLPLKWMAPESIFNNLYTTLSDVWSFGILLWEIFTLGGTPYPELPMNEQFYNAIKRGYRMSKPTHASDEIYDIMQKCWEEKFEIRPSFSQLVVLMGNLLVDCYRKRYQQVDEEFMKSDHPAVVRTRPTIPGLNNARLPPSSPTLYTAVHQNGGENDYIIPLPDPKPDAICDLPQEASVSRASSMLNEANTSSTISCDSPLGPRQDEEPECDLQLGCQELAPGHHEVEESFL, encoded by the exons ATGCTCTGTCCCTCTCTGAAGgcatctctgcagctcctcatcctcACTG GTCTGCTGGAGGTAACGTCTGGAGGCAGCGGGCTGCACATCGAACCTGAAGATGCTGAGCTCGTCCTTAGGCTCCACAGCACTTTCTCCCTCGTGTGCTATGGGGACGGCACGCTGGTCTGGGAGCGGGATGGTCAGCCTCTCACTGCCGTGCTGGAGCACAGGGACGGGGTCTTCATCAGCAACCTCACCCTCAGGAACGTGACAGGCCGTCACACGGGGGAGTATGCGTGCTTCTACAGCCCTGACCAGGCTCCGGAGCGAGCAGAGAGGAAAGCCCTTTACATCTATGTTCCAG ATCCCTCCTTAGTTTTTCTCCCCGCAATCACTTCTGAAGagttcttcatcttcatcacGGGCTACACAGAGGCCACCATCCCATGCCGTGTGACCaacccagagctgcaggtgaCCCTCTATGAAAAGAAAGTGGAGAATCCCATTCCAGCTACTTATGACCCACAACAGGGCTTCAAAGGCTTCTTTGAGGACAAGACCTACTACTGCCAGGCAATCGTGGATGACCAAGAGGTGGATTCAGACACCTTCTATGTCTACCGGATCCAGG TCTCATCTGTGAACGTCTCCATCAGCGCAGTGCAGACCGTAGTGCGGCAGGGAGAAAATGTTACCCTGATGTGCACTGTCAGTGGCAATGAGCTGGTCAATTTCAACTGGGATTATCCCCGCAAGCAG GCAGGGAAGGCTGTGGAGCCAGTGACCGATTTCCTGCCTGGATCCACCCATGACATCCGTTCCATCCTCATCATCCAGAATGCAGAGCTAGAGGACAGTGGGACCTACGTCTGCAATGTCTCTGAGGGCTACCATGAGAAGACAGACCGGAAAGACATCACGGTCCAAGTGATCG AGCGTGGCTTTGTACGCTTCCACACCCACCTGGCCAGCACGGTGTATGCTGAGGTCCACAAGAGCCACATCATCCAGGTGGATGTGGAGGCCTACCCACAGCCAAACATTGTGTGGCTGAAGAACAACAAGACATTGAccatggagagcagcagcgAGTTCACCATCACCAACAGGAACCTGTCAGAAACCAG GTATCAGACGTCTCTGGTCCTGGTGCGTGtgaagcaggaggaaggaggataTTACACCATCCGAGCTTCCAATGAGGATGATGCACAAGAGCTGTCCTTCCATCTGCAGATAAATG TGCCAGCCAAAGTGGTGGATCtcaaggaaaacagcagtgccagcagcggGGAGCAGACTGTAACGTGCTCTGCTGAAGGGATGCCCCAGCCAGAGATCAGTTGGTCCACTTGCAGCAACATCAAATG GTGTGGCAGCCAGGGGCAACCCACCCAGCTGCTGGGGAACAACTCTGCAGAGATTGGCCTGCACACTAATGCTACGTaccatgcagagctgcaggtgtaCCGTGTGAacagcaccctgcagctgcacagggtgGATGAACCCCTGCTTCTGAGATGCACCGTGCAAAACTTCCTGGGCTCCAACTCCCAAGACATCACTCTGGTCCCAAATG CCTTGCCATTCAAAGTGGTCATCATCTCCGTCATCCTGGCTCTGCTGGTCCTCACCGTCATCTCCCTGATCATCCTGATCATCCTGTGGCAGAAG AAACCTCGCTATGAGATCCGCTGGAAGGTGATCGAGTCAGTGAGCTCCGATGGGCACGAGTACATCTACGTGGATCCCATGCAGCTCCCTTATGACTCCAGCTGGGAGGTGCCCAGGGACAAGCTGGTGTTAG GACGCACTCTTGGCTCCGGTGCCTTTGGACGCGTGGTGGAGGCAACAGCGCATGGCCTGAGCCATTCACAGTCCACCATGAAAGTGGCAGTCAAGATGCTCAAGT CCACTGCACGGAGCAGTGAGAAGCAAGCCCTCATGTCTGAGCTGAAGATCATGAGCCACCTGGGACCTCACCTCAACATCGTCAACTTGCTGGGGGCCTGCACCAAAGGAG GGCCCATCTATATCATCACCGAGTACTGCCGTTATGGGGACCTGGTGGACTACCTGCACCGCAACAAGCACACCTTCCTGCAGTCCTATGGCGAGAAGGCCCGCCGGGAGGCAGAGCTGTATGGGAATACCATCAAGGAGGACCACGTGCAGAG tcACCTCTCCTTGTCTGTCGAGAGTGATGGGGGCTACATGGACATGAGCAAGGATGAGTCTCTGGATTACGTGCCCATGTCTGACATGAAGGGTGAAGTCAAGTATGCTGACATCGAGTCTTCTAACTATGGCACCCCATATGAGCTGGACAGCTATTCCCCATCAG CTCCGGAAAGAACAGACCGGGTGACACTGATAAATGAATCTCCACTCCTCAGCTACATGGACTTGGTGGGCTTCAGCTTCCAGGTGGCCAATGGGATGGAGTTCCTGGCTTCCAAAAAT TGTGTGCATCGTGACCTGGCTGCCAGGAACGTCCTCATCTGCGAGGGGAAGCTGGTGAAGATCTGTGACTTTGGTCTGGCAAGAGACATCATGAGGGATTCCAACTACATCTCCAAAGGCAGT ACCTTCTTGCCCCTTAAGTGGATGGCCCCAGAGAGCATCTTCAACAACCTCTACACCACCCTAAGTGATGTGTGGTCCTTTGGGATTCTTCTCTGGGAGATATTCACTCTAG GAGGGACTCCCTACCCTGAACTGCCTATGAACGAACAGTTCTACAATGCCATCAAACGTGGCTATCGGATGTCCAAACCTACCCATGCTTCTGATGAAAT CTACGATATCATGCAGAAGTGCTGGGAGGAGAAGTTTGAGATCAGACCGTCCTTCTCACAGCTGGTGGTGCTTATGGGAAACCTCTTGGTGGACTGCTACAGAAAG AGGTACCAACAGGTAGATGAAGAGTTCATGAAGAGCGACCACCCCGCTGTTGTTCGCACAAGACCCACCATCCCCGGGCTGAACAACGCCaggctccctcccagctcccccacCCTCTACACGGCTGTGCACCAGAACGGGGGAGAGAACGACTACATCATCCCTCTTCCTGACCCCAAGCCTGATGCAATCTGTGACCTCCCTCAGGAGGCCTCCGTCAGCCGTGCCAG CTCTATGCTGAATGAAGCCAACACATCATCTACAATATCCTGTGACAGCCCCCTGGGCCCCCGGCAGGACGAGGAGCCAGAATGTGacctgcagctgggctgccaGGAGCTGGCCCCGGGTCACCACGAGGTGGAGGAGAGCTTTCTGtag